One segment of Streptomyces sp. NA02950 DNA contains the following:
- a CDS encoding alkaline phosphatase, whose protein sequence is MARDSDRRMGRRAVLRGSAAASAALTLPAMAPAAPAQALSGRPSARWGVQVGDVTMSSGLVWVRSDRPARMIVETSATESFTRPHRRQGPLVGPGTDFTGRTALSGLPSGSQVHYRVLLADPDDPRRTGEPVYGTFRTVSARRREGVRFVWSGDLAGQGWGINPDHGGFRIFEEMRRRDPDFFLCSGDNIYADGVLPESVTLPDGSTWRNVVTPEKTKVAETLDEFRGAFRYNLLDAPLRRFHAQVPTITQWDDHEVLNNWYPGEILTDARYTEKNVDVLAARARRAFAEYFPIGTLRPDAQGRVYRVLRHGPLLDVFVLDCRTYRNANSPGRQPEDTQGILGAEQLTWLKRELSRSRAVWKVIACDMPLGLVVPDGSTDIEAVAQGDPGAPLGRELQLAELLRHIKHRKITGTVWLTADVHYTSAQHYDPSRAAFKDFAPFWEFVSGPLNAGAFPAVKLDGTFGPEQPFVKAPTRANVSPAEGFQFYGEVDIDGDSGEMTVRLREDGGKVLFTKVLRPGLVGQ, encoded by the coding sequence ATGGCGCGGGATTCCGACAGGCGGATGGGGCGGCGGGCGGTACTGCGGGGTTCGGCGGCCGCCTCGGCGGCACTCACCCTCCCCGCCATGGCACCGGCCGCGCCCGCCCAGGCGCTGTCCGGGCGGCCGAGCGCCCGATGGGGCGTCCAGGTGGGCGATGTGACGATGTCCTCCGGGCTGGTGTGGGTGCGCTCCGACCGCCCCGCCCGGATGATCGTCGAGACCTCCGCGACCGAGTCCTTCACCCGGCCCCATCGCCGGCAGGGGCCGCTGGTGGGCCCCGGCACCGACTTCACCGGCCGTACCGCGCTGAGCGGACTGCCGTCCGGCAGTCAGGTGCACTACCGGGTGCTGCTCGCCGACCCCGACGATCCGCGCCGCACCGGAGAGCCGGTGTACGGCACGTTCCGCACCGTCTCCGCCCGCCGCCGCGAGGGGGTACGCTTTGTCTGGTCCGGCGATCTGGCCGGTCAGGGCTGGGGCATCAACCCCGACCACGGCGGCTTCCGCATCTTCGAGGAGATGCGGCGCCGCGACCCTGACTTCTTCCTGTGCAGCGGTGACAACATCTACGCCGACGGCGTATTGCCCGAGAGCGTCACCCTGCCGGACGGTTCCACCTGGCGGAACGTGGTCACCCCGGAGAAGACCAAGGTGGCCGAAACCCTCGACGAGTTCCGCGGCGCCTTCCGCTACAACCTGCTGGACGCCCCCCTGCGCCGGTTCCACGCCCAGGTGCCGACCATCACCCAGTGGGACGACCACGAGGTGCTCAACAACTGGTACCCGGGCGAGATCCTGACCGACGCCCGCTACACCGAGAAGAACGTGGATGTGCTGGCGGCCCGCGCGCGGCGGGCGTTCGCCGAGTACTTCCCCATCGGCACCCTGCGCCCCGACGCCCAGGGACGGGTCTACCGGGTACTGCGCCACGGCCCGCTGCTGGACGTCTTCGTCCTGGACTGCCGCACCTACCGCAACGCCAACTCGCCCGGCCGCCAGCCGGAGGACACCCAGGGCATCCTGGGCGCGGAGCAGCTGACCTGGCTCAAGCGGGAACTGTCGCGGTCGCGGGCGGTGTGGAAGGTGATCGCCTGCGATATGCCGCTGGGCCTGGTGGTGCCGGACGGCAGCACCGACATCGAGGCGGTGGCACAGGGCGACCCGGGCGCACCGCTGGGCCGTGAACTCCAGCTGGCCGAACTGCTGCGCCACATCAAGCACCGCAAGATCACCGGCACCGTGTGGCTGACGGCCGATGTGCACTACACCTCGGCGCAGCACTACGACCCCTCGCGGGCGGCGTTCAAGGACTTCGCGCCGTTCTGGGAGTTCGTCTCCGGACCGCTGAACGCGGGCGCCTTCCCCGCGGTGAAGCTGGACGGCACCTTCGGGCCCGAGCAGCCCTTCGTCAAGGCGCCGACCCGGGCGAATGTGTCGCCCGCCGAGGGCTTCCAGTTCTACGGCGAGGTGGACATCGACGGGGACAGCGGTGAGATGACCGTCCGGCTGCGCGAGGACGGCGGAAAGGTGCTGTTCACCAAGGTGCTGCGGCCGGGGCTGGTCGGCCAGTAG
- a CDS encoding GNAT family N-acetyltransferase — translation MTSRANCPHPSRHRRHWRRELVELAALFTAVAVADTAANTVVHGPDGPVLLIASAVALLGTTAFHIWWPRRHGRTPPGDSPSPADGARTAAPAGAPETEQPEDTALWRMRTTVRDEPGTLAALCAALAGHRVDILALQTHPLADGTVDEFLIRSPETLPAAELTRAVAAAGGSDTWIERADTHDLVDAPTRVLTLATRTALDGAELPLALRQLLGRCTIHSLPAKSLTGRSLDGTPPVEGVLEETVMRLRDPSGGAIIIERPHLPFTPTEFARARALVELDARLGPRIPHRSDVLTLPEGNAITVRRADTGDLPAASAMHGRCSPETLGLRYHGPIGDADRYLGHLLSPRFGRTLAAYTASGRLVALGHLLWDGDETEVALVVEDDWQRRGVGGQLLRRLVAMAAETGCDSVYAVTQSANTGMVAAMRSLELPLDYQIEQGTLVITARLSPAPASAPAPTPLPAPARPHGH, via the coding sequence ATGACCTCTCGCGCGAACTGCCCACACCCCTCCCGCCACCGCCGCCACTGGCGGCGGGAACTGGTCGAACTGGCCGCCCTGTTCACCGCGGTGGCGGTCGCCGACACCGCGGCCAACACGGTGGTCCACGGTCCGGACGGACCGGTGCTGCTCATCGCGTCCGCCGTGGCACTGCTCGGCACGACCGCCTTCCACATATGGTGGCCACGACGCCACGGCCGTACGCCACCGGGCGACTCACCCTCGCCCGCGGACGGCGCGCGGACCGCCGCCCCCGCGGGCGCCCCGGAGACCGAACAACCCGAAGACACCGCGCTGTGGCGGATGCGCACCACCGTTCGGGACGAGCCCGGCACCCTGGCCGCGCTGTGCGCGGCGCTGGCCGGGCACCGGGTCGACATCCTCGCACTCCAGACCCATCCGCTCGCCGACGGCACGGTGGACGAGTTCCTGATCCGCTCCCCCGAGACCCTGCCCGCCGCCGAGCTGACCCGCGCGGTCGCGGCCGCGGGCGGCAGCGACACCTGGATCGAGCGGGCCGACACCCACGACCTGGTGGACGCCCCCACCCGGGTGCTGACCCTGGCCACCCGCACCGCGCTGGACGGCGCCGAACTCCCGCTGGCGCTGCGGCAGTTGCTGGGCCGCTGCACCATCCACTCGCTGCCCGCCAAGTCCCTCACCGGGCGCAGCCTCGACGGCACCCCGCCGGTCGAGGGGGTGCTGGAGGAGACGGTGATGCGGCTGCGCGACCCGTCCGGCGGCGCGATCATCATCGAGCGGCCGCATCTGCCGTTCACCCCGACCGAATTCGCCCGGGCCCGCGCCCTGGTGGAGCTGGACGCCCGGCTGGGCCCGCGCATCCCGCACCGCAGCGATGTGCTGACCCTGCCCGAGGGCAATGCGATCACCGTGCGCCGCGCGGACACCGGCGATCTGCCCGCCGCCAGCGCGATGCACGGCCGCTGCTCCCCCGAGACGCTCGGCCTGCGTTACCACGGCCCGATCGGTGACGCCGACCGCTACCTGGGCCATCTGCTCAGCCCCCGCTTCGGCCGGACCCTGGCCGCCTACACCGCGTCCGGACGGCTGGTGGCCCTCGGCCATCTGCTGTGGGACGGGGACGAGACCGAGGTCGCGCTGGTCGTCGAGGACGACTGGCAGCGGCGCGGTGTCGGCGGCCAACTGCTGCGGCGGCTGGTGGCGATGGCCGCCGAGACCGGCTGCGACAGCGTCTACGCCGTCACCCAGTCGGCCAACACCGGGATGGTGGCGGCCATGCGCTCCCTGGAACTGCCGCTGGACTACCAGATCGAGCAGGGCACCCTGGTGATCACCGCCCGGCTCAGCCCGGCACCGGCGTCCGCTCCGGCTCCGACGCCGCTTCCGGCACCCGCGCGGCCGCACGGGCACTGA
- a CDS encoding DUF1990 family protein has translation MGATRRWPLPDGYHHLRVRTAIGHGPAVFERAGQAVLDWRMHRAVGVSIRSGEPVATPGRPVVVGLGMGPLRLRAPCEVVWTVADGTRTGFGYGTLPGHPERGEESFVVGRESDDSVVLTVTAFSRPATWYTLMAGPLVPFFQRAYARRCGRVLRRLTTE, from the coding sequence GTGGGCGCCACCCGGCGGTGGCCGCTGCCGGACGGCTACCACCATCTGCGGGTGCGCACCGCCATCGGCCACGGGCCCGCGGTCTTCGAGCGGGCCGGACAGGCGGTGCTGGACTGGCGGATGCACCGGGCGGTCGGGGTCTCCATCCGCTCCGGGGAGCCGGTCGCCACCCCGGGGCGGCCGGTCGTGGTGGGGCTGGGCATGGGGCCACTGCGGCTGCGGGCGCCGTGCGAGGTGGTGTGGACGGTCGCGGACGGAACCCGTACCGGCTTCGGCTACGGCACGCTGCCGGGCCATCCGGAACGCGGCGAGGAGTCGTTCGTGGTGGGTAGGGAATCGGACGATTCCGTGGTGTTGACGGTGACGGCGTTCAGCCGCCCGGCAACGTGGTACACGCTGATGGCGGGGCCGCTGGTGCCCTTCTTCCAGCGGGCCTACGCACGGCGCTGCGGCCGGGTGCTGCGGCGACTGACCACCGAGTAA